A window of the Lolium perenne isolate Kyuss_39 chromosome 7, Kyuss_2.0, whole genome shotgun sequence genome harbors these coding sequences:
- the LOC127318485 gene encoding alpha carbonic anhydrase 7 — MLRPGRLAVSAALLLFSAAVLLSAVPAARAQEETDHEEEFSYSLDAENGPAHWGEIKEEWSACGKGSMQSPIDLASPRVSLVRHLGYLNHSYRPAQASIINRGHDIMLNFEGDAGSVTINGTVYYLKQLHWHSPTEHSVNGRRYDLELHMLHQSAEKKAAVIGVFYEIGAHDAFLHKLEPYLEMIAEQKDREEKVGVMDPRGARGRASVYYRYMGSLTTPPCSEGVIWTIVRRVRTVSRPQLELLRTAVHDEMENNARPRQEVNSRDVSMFQPSQHGKH, encoded by the exons ATGCTGCGTCCAGGTCGTCTCGCCGTCTCGGCGGCGCTCCTCCTCTTCTCCGCCGCCGTCCTTCTCTCCGCCGTCCCGGCAGCCAGAGCGCAGGAGGAAACTG ATCATGAGGAGGAGTTCAGCTACTCGCTGGACGCAGAGAACGGGCCGGCGCACTGGGGCGAGATCAAGGAGGAGTGGTCGGCGTGCGGCAAGGGTTCGATGCAGTCGCCCATAGACCTCGCCAGCCCGCGCGTCTCCCTCGTGCGCCACCTCGGCTACCTCAACCACTCCTACCGCCCCGCCCAGGCCTCCATCATCAACCGTGGCCACGACATCATG CTGAACTTCGAAGGCGATGCCGGAAGCGTGACCATCAACGGCACCGTCTACTACCTCAAGCAGCTGCACTGGCACTCACCCACCGAGCACAGCGTCAATGGCCGCCGGTACGACCTGGAGCTGCACATGCTGCACCAGAGCGCCGAGAAGAAGGCCGCCGTCATCGGCGTCTTCTACGAGATCGGCGCACACGACGCCTTCCTCCACAAG CTGGAGCCTTACCTCGAGATGATAGCGGAACAGAAGGACAGGGAGGAGAAGGTGGGGGTGATGGATCCCCGGGGCGCCAGGGGCAGGGCCAGCGTGTACTACCGCTACATGGGCTCCCTCACCACGCCGCCCTGCTCGGAAGGGGTCATCTGGACCATCGTCAGGAGG GTTCGCACGGTGTCAAGGCCACAGCTGGAGCTTCTTCGGACGGCCGTCCACGAC GAAATGGAGAATAACGCGAGGCCCCGCCAGGAGGTGAACAGCAGGGATGTCAGCATGTTCCAGCCTTCTCAACACGGCAAACATTGA